The stretch of DNA TGCTGGGCACCGACTGGGGCGCCCACAGCGTCTGGTCCCAGCAGTCGCTGCTGTCGCGCTTCCACAACGAGACCTGGGGCGGCGAAAAGGTGTTCGCCATCCTGTCGCGCATGGAGCAGGAGCCGGATCGCTACCGCGACATGCTCGAGTTCATCTATCTGGCGCTGTGCCTGGGCTTCGAAGGCCGCTACAAGGTGATGGAAAACGGACGCGACGAATACGAGCGCGTGATCGCCGGCCTGCACCGCCAGATTTCCGACCTGCGCGATGAGGAAGTGCCCGAGTCCCTGGGCAATGCCCTGGAGCACGTGACCCCGTCGCGCAACCGCTTCCGCACCGGCCTGCCGCTGTGGAGCATTTTCGGCGTCTTCATCGCCGCCATGGTCACCGTTTACAGCCTTTACGACACCGCACTGGATAAGCGCATCACGGACGTGCTCACTGTGCTGGCACAACTCCCGAATTAGGAAAGGAGAACACATGCTTCGGGTTGAATTACCGGCGCTCATCGGGCGCCTCAACGACATTTCCCGGGAGGCGCTGGAAGCCTCCGCCGCCCTGTGCATCGCTCGCCAGGGTGCGGAAATCACGCCGGCACACCTGCTGTTCAAGCTGCT from Marinobacter bohaiensis encodes:
- the icmH gene encoding type IVB secretion system protein IcmH/DotU: MDDSSVMSAPQEDAFGKMLFEENGHSETTADETFRLRGFEHNRLVDAALPLLGLVIRARRLADFSRVPQLYQQVVDEVTDIDRELIEQGYERPTVVAYRYVLCAFIDEAVLGTDWGAHSVWSQQSLLSRFHNETWGGEKVFAILSRMEQEPDRYRDMLEFIYLALCLGFEGRYKVMENGRDEYERVIAGLHRQISDLRDEEVPESLGNALEHVTPSRNRFRTGLPLWSIFGVFIAAMVTVYSLYDTALDKRITDVLTVLAQLPN